The region CGTGAATCGTTTCGTCGACCCGGCTGCGGGACGAGTCGAACCAAATTTCTACTAGGATTAAATAGGCCACTATACCTTTTTACTTGTCAGAGTTCGTTCACGGGTTCTACTTGATAAGACTGCGTGTTTGTTAAATATGTATGTAAGTAGTAAGTCCCCGAATAGTTCGCAGTCCCTTCTTCCTTGCCTAACGGAATGCACCGTCGACCAGAATTCAACATGTTTTTCCCCTTTCTGTTTCGCTCTAGTCGAATTGATGCACCGGTAACACCGACTAACATTATTTTATATACTGTCTTgcgtaaaaattgcaataacaaTAGCGATCCGGCCTGCAAAACTGCAAAGTGGCCCccgaaaaattgtgaaatacgaAATTCAGTTCTATGTTTCATTGTAAAAGCGTCAAagggaaaaaggaaatttaattttaattcttgaaGATTGTCATAACTCTCGATATTAACACACTGTCTACAGGAGCTGTCTACAACTCCGTACAAAAGAATAGCTTTGACATATCTATGGTTCATGATTAAgggctttttaattaatttttcgataTTAATGACCTGTTTTACTTGTGGAACAAGATGGCAGTCATCGAACGTAATTGAACTATTTCTTTAAGGATTGTTGCTTACCAGAAAAATTAGTAAGCTTCCTTAAGATGTTGTATAGTCGTTAATGAACCTACCGATTGACTCCTAGTAGGTAAAATATTGATAGCCTCCTAGTAGTTGAAGTGTGAAGAGACGGAGACTTGATGAATCGAGTTAGCTCAACCGCAATTTTTATGCACCGCAGTCTTCCCGAGGAAACTACGAACAGTACAATGACGAACACAGTTCGAGTTAGGGTATCTGTACACGTCCACTACCCTTGCATCGAGTCGACGAGGCAAGAACGATGCGTTCTGCTTCGACGCGTCAATCGGTACCTGAAGAAACCTAGAAGCAAGGACTGCGAATGggtattatttttaatagtCGCGGACATATCAGGAGTGGGCATATCCTGAAGGAGTTTCTTGCTCGCGGGGGATGATCGTCGAGTGGGTGGAAACACGAGAGAAAGAAATCGAGTAACGTGGGAAAAGAGCGGATTGTGTTTTGTatgcgagagagaaaaagaaagagtgagagagtaTGCATCGGACTCGTGAGACCGGGAAGACGCATTTTTCTTCTTAAAGAGGGTTATTTATTTTAAGTAAAAATAGGTATATGAATAGGTACACATTTAGAGAATCCACTTAAATCGTCTCTTCCAATTCTTTGTTGGGACTACCGTGTCCGCGTGGCCCGCAAACAGCCACACCTAGCTGTACATATTTATTATGCGAACGAGGGTGGAAACGAACGAAAAAAACTACAATACTGTTTCAGCGAAACCGTTTTTTCCAAGATATTCTCGGGCGTCGTTCTATATACAGAGGAACAAGAATAGATTTCGCTTTTACGATCGTCCGTTCGATATAAATAAAAGGGAAAAATAAAAAGGGAGGAAACACGATTAGGGGGGTGTAcagacgacgatgacgacgacaaCGGTACTGAGGATAATAACAATTCTAATTGCTAAGAATTAATATAACGAACGAGAAAAGAAAGATTTCAGCGAagctatatattatattatatattataaatatatatatatatattgtaaaaaaattccTATATACAAAATAAAGTTAAGGCTCCAATTTTTACCAAACATCCATCTTCGATTAAGCTGTTCAATATCCTTAACGATATACGTCACTCTAACAACTATTTAACGTTATGACAAACACCAACACGGAGCACAATTAACCGGATGCAAACTTCAGGATCATCAGCGCTCGATTgtttaattaaacaaatttttaggaTACTGTCAGTGGTGACTTTTCGAACTCAAAAACTTTTGCGAACTTTCGAACATAACGAACATTGTATCCAGTGGTATTAGAGAGTACAATGTGAAActctggaaaataaaaattaaccctCAGAAGACGGTGCCCTGGGTCCATTTCATCCTAGCTCTTTCAAGACTTCATCTTTCTTCTCAGTTTCTTCAATTGTAATTGATTTTCATGAAGCTTAATTTTGGATGCGAATGAACAATTTATAAATAAGAATTTGGATGAACCCAGCCCCACAAGATTTTCCAAACCTCCATCTTCCGAGGGCCAACCGAACAAAAATCACCAACACGTCAGTTTAGCAGCTTGGCTCGATCTGACCAACGAGGTTCCAATTCGCAGCAACAATACTCAACAAACAATTCCACAAATTAAAAATCAAAAGCCTCAACGCTCCCTCTCAACAGTGTAACGAGGTCTTCCGAGGTCCTCTTCAGGGATCAAAGGTATGTACCTAGTCCTAGGGTCCTTCTTCCTCTCGTACGCGTAGGGAAACACCATGTTCCTTCTAGTAGTAGTTCTGATCTCTGCCCTAGGCTCCTGTGGCCTTGGGATCCTCTGAATATTCGACTGCGACAAAGGAGTCGAACGGGGCTCCGTTAAATTATCGGAGTTCGTGGCAAACTCCTTGACTTCCGGTTCGGTCAGCGGAATATACTTCTTCTCGGTCTCGTTTAATTTATTTGCAGACTCACTGACGATCTCAGGAAGCTGGGGGGTTTCCGAGTTATCAGAGTCGATAGTAGTCAAAGGAATCTCGTTGGTAGCGTTGCTGGGACTCTCAGTAGGGCCTCTGACTTCGTTCTTGGCAGTGGTGATGGGCACCCAGTCGTCCTCAGACTTCAAGCTATCATCCTCAGAACTATTAACGAAGCCGACGGACCAGCTGCTGTTCTCCCAGCTCAAGGACCTGGACGTGTTGAATTCCCTGCGAGATTGAACCGAGACTGTATTCAGACTCGAAGATGGACTTATCGGCACCCAATCGGTTCTCAGGCTATCGTCAGTGCTCGCGGTCTCAGAATCCGTCTTATTCGACCTCAGCAGTTCAGGATAGACAGCTTCTACCTGTGCTGGGACTTCTATCGATGTACTGTTAGGAGATTCCGCGTTCGTCAGGACTGAGACCGACTCTGAGACAGGCTCTACCTTGGTACCTTCGTTGTCCAGGTCGAACTTGAACTCCCCAGACTCTTTGCTCTCGTCTGAAGTAATTTCTTCAAGAGGGAAGTACTTTGGCTCCTCGTAACGAGACCCGGTCACGAAGCTGGGAGTGTACTGGGAGATCAGAGGCAGCAAAGTCTGTCTAGCGTACCTCTCGGCTCGCGCCAATATGCCCGCTATCTTCTCGGGTAAAAATTGCACCGTGAAGGACCTCGTTGTCGACGAAGTCTCCTGGATTTCATCTTTTTGCTGCTCCCTGGGATGCACCTCGTTCCTGGTGTTCTGCCTCGCGGATCTCGGCCTGAGGATCGGCTCAGTGATCTCCGGCAGCTTCAGGGACCTCCCAGTCTCCTTCTTGCTCACCCTCAGAACGGGCTCACGAATTTCCGGCAAGAATTCCGTTGTCGCGTCCGCCGGGGTGTCGGCGGCCGGAGTCTTCTGGAAGAGGTTCAGCCCTGAGAACCCCCTTCCCCTCTCGGAGTCCGAGTTCTCCAAGGAGTTAGAGTCTCCGTCGCTGGATATGTCCGCGATGTTCCAAGGATTCGCGCTGCGACGGCTCGCAGGGTCCTCGAAGCTGTTGGGCTTGAAACTCTCCTGTCTCTCGACTATTCGGAGGTTTTGCTCTTTAGTGAACGGTCCCAGGCCTTTggacgacgacgaagaggacGTTCTCTCTTTCGAGAGTGACTCCACGGACTCGTAGTTCTGCTCCTTGGTGAAGGGACCGATCCCACCGGCTTGTTTCTCTTGAAGTAGGCGATCCAGCATCGCGGACGTACCGTTCTCCGATTCCGATGGGACGTTGCACTCGCCGGAGAACAAAGGAAGGTACACCGGCTTCCCTGATTCTAGGCTCAGGCCTTTCCTGCAGATGGAGAGGGACTTTCCGAAGCTGTCGATTATGGCTACCTTGTCGATGCTCCAGGACACCAGGCCGGAGGAGATCCAGCCGCTGTAGGCGGTGTACTTGATCTGGAAAGTGGATGCAAGACATGTTAAGCGGTCGAGTGGTGAGGACACCCGAAATCCAACCCCTTAATACTAGATAATTCTACCTAACACTGACTGAAGAAGATGAAGGGGATATTCTGGTTTATCATCTTCGAAAAGTCGATTCTTCTTGCCGCCATTTTATAAATAATcgagattttcaatttcttttggttCGGACCATAACTATACATTGACTAGTAAACAACTTAAAAACAtgctctataaaaaaatatacagctcgtgcaattttgattattttcaattttaaagaaTCACTCGTACACTTCAAAAACCAATGAATATGTGTGCGAAATTCAAATGCAAAGGGTTCGGCAGTTCTTCCggaaaaaattgtgtaaaaattCATGCAGAAGCCACATCGGAAACTAGAACACCCCTCGGAGCTTCTCCAATTTGCAACGAACAGCCAAATCCTCTAGTAGCTCAAGagagaattataaaaattgccaaTGATCAATAACTAAGTAGATTGTGTGCTTCTTACTTCGATAGCTTCCAGGCTCGAAATAGCAGGGTGTGGCACGATGATCTTCTGCAGAGTGGAGCCCACCACGAGCTCCTCGTCCTTCTTCGTCATGGCGAAGGAGTCGTTGAAGGATCCATCACCGACCAGAGTGATCTGCAGCTTCCCGTAGGACCTGGTCGGTCGTTCGCTATGGCTGTTATAGACCTTGACCTGGTACTGATGCGCGCAGAACGGTTCCTCCTCTCTGGTGACAAGGTAAAGCTGTCCTCTAGCAGGAGATTCGTCACTGTAATAACCCATATCTCCGCAGGGTCTGCCTGCCCCGTTCATCCCGCAGGGGAAACAGTCTCCTTTGATCAGACCATCGTAGCCTCTCTCGCAGGGGAACGCTGGGAATCGACATTTTGGACTGACCGAGTCGGTGAACAGTTTGTAGGCTCTTCTGTGATTGCACAGGGATCTGCCTTCTACTGCGCTTGCTGCAAACAGGAGAAACAATAATTAGATAAATTATCATCAatagtctgcggatctttacgcaaaataaaaattgtccaagtcaatcgtaaagaaacagaagttaaatggAAGTGCATTTcctttttgtacaattttaatcGATCAAGAATAACATCATTCTTCTAGTGCTTCTACAGTTTTATATTCGACTAAACCATTTCTGCCATAAATGAGCAAGATCCGCAGTCCCATAACCGAGATAATAGGACACAGGATTTCGTGGTCGATATCAAGATAGCGGCGAATGTTGAGCTTGCAGGATTTCAGTCTCACTCATGCTAGGTTCGCCGTTTTCCCTAAAATTCTGCATGTATGAGACTTGATTTGTTTCTCAAGCTTAGATCTTTGGATCACGCTGCTCGCAGGACACCGTTGACCCGCTTTCTTTCGGACAAAGAATTCGATCCACGTTGCGGACAAGGTAACGTTATCCCACGCGTGAAAATCTTGTGGCGGGCTTTCTAATCCTTCGAATGTGGAACCTTTTACCTCGCAAATGAACGATAACCGTGGGACGAATCCCCTGATAATGATTCTCAAAAATACACTGATTCCAGTAGATTTAATCGGAGAAGCGTTAGTTCCATTGTAGCAATAATTTACCAGTGAATCGATTCCGAAGCTGGATGAAATTGCGTAGCGGTCGGCAGGTCAGTGCgttattaaccagttaactgtgttcgaCGAGTATaatcgtcatgaagaaatggcaatattttgtgtcatgacgagtatactcgtcaaaacagctataattcaagcagcggttaatttttgcgacgcaacttaggtgcacacttttcaaagaggtcgcaacagctaactggttaatgcAATCCAAACAGAATCACTTTACAGACAAGTATTATATTTTCCGCTACTGTGTCGACAAATTACAAAAACTTTCTACCAGGAAGTAACATGGGTTCAAGCAACAACCCGTAACGCAAGTACTTACACCAGATGATGTCGGACACGGCCCCTAAAAACAGATTAGAGCATCCAGTCTGCATTCTTCCGCCGTTAGGATAGAAATCCACGTCGCCCATTGGCTGCCACGAGCCTAGACCACCTAATAACAATTGTTCGCCATTGCTGTGTATCACGTCGACGAAATTCGCGTCCGTTTCGTCGAGCCTGGCTCTGGGATCTTGGGACTCGAAGAGGGGCCCTGCGGGATCCAGTCCTGCAAAATTAATATCAATTATGCGCATTGGTCAgagattacagtgatttctctatatatgtcgccaacgcctggatggtAAGcgttgcggaattatccccactaccgcggggtataggagtgtaaacataacacggctgttgtcgacatatatcgagaattattTATGAACGAACAGAACGTTATTTGTACAAGAGTGAAATAATTAAATTCTGCAGGGGATCGTTCTTAACGTCGAATTGCATTTTCTACCGGTTTTTGCTGTTCTGTTCGTTTCGTGTCACCGTCAGTGCGCTTTCAGTGAACGTTCGAATCAGTCCGAATTTAGGACAACTTTGGCCGGCAGCAAAAGGGAATGTTCGAGCGCcagttaaaaattgaaatttgccAAGGCGAACTGGACACCCGCGctcacttttctttttctttccagcAGCCATTCACGAATGCGACGACCTGTGGAAACCTAGTCAGTGAAAATAGCTCGTTGTCGATCACGGGAACGTACGCTCGTAGACCAACGGACCGTGGCAACGAAAAAAGTACAAGTTTCCGAGCCACCGGTCGCTTGCACAATTTTATTGCCAATAGCAAGATAGCTCCAGCACGTCGACGTACAGCCTATCAATACAATTATAGTAATGTCGTATGTGAAATCGCGACACCGATTAAAACTGGGCTGCATCGAAGAATTTTCCTGGTTGCACATTAGATATACATAAAACCACAAATTAACGCGTCTGATCATTGCACACCGATTCTACTTATTTCAATCTGGGACAGACGCGGGGTgaaacatattttaaaattcctcTCGGTATTGACTCACTGTTCACAACCGTGACAATTCTTTGTTTGTTGTTCATTGCGCTAACATTTTCGTTAGCACAATTTTTCCTATCGAGATAGATGCTCATATTCGTTGTTAATTGCAGAGTCACTCGGATAGAgctcgaagaaaaatatttaagagaTGGTTAACAATCTCCATACGAATGCAAGGTTAATGTGCCAATTCCAGGATCAAATTACGAATGCACAGCtgataatttaatatttaattcgaTTTAATTTTCACTACTTTCGAGTTTAACCTATTTTACACATGAACGAGTACATTCGCAACTTTCCGGTTGAAAATGTGTACGCATTTTTGGGGGGACACTGTGCAATTTCTCTCAAACGTACCTTCACGGATAATCACGATCGCTTGGATCTTGTTCATTCGCACGAACGAGACGAAAAATGGTCGAACGACTCAAGAGGAATTCCAAATAGCGCCGGAAATGGAAGATAAGCTCTGCGTGTTCTCacggtgaagaaaaaaaaaagaaaagaggacTCGGAAGATAGGTAAAATCGTCCACGCGTGACCGGCAAAGAAAATGCAGCGGATTCGCGTCGCTTTGTAGGAGTCCTCGTTACAATTCCCAGTGAACGTCTCGGAGAGgggaacagagaaagagagaccaaTCGCAGCGCCCACGATCTGCAAGTAATTCCCTGCCTTTCGATCGTCTCGCTCCATTTGAATAATTAAAACACCGCGGGATCGATAAGCTAGCATTTCTGCACAGGCGATTAACCACGACCGTCGGCGTCGTTACCGCCGCAGGATTGCTCGATACTTCATTAGAAATTTCATTTGCTCGGAGACGAAATCGAATCGACTTGCCTTTTACTTTGAAGGACAACAAGATTGCAACCGTCGTCGGTTTCGCAATTTCAGTGCAATCATTTCACGCGAGTTAGCAAACCTAACTGTGTAACTCGACACAATTTTGCTGAAGTGCATAATTATGCCAGCCAAAAAATCGCGAAATTTTTCTGGCAAATCGGCGACAACTTTCGCGGTGACAAATCCAGGAAAATTTTCGTTTCGCAATCTGCCATTAGCACGGCAGTGTTGCGAAAACGGAATAAAAATGATTCGCGTATTTTCGATACGGCAATTATTCGTTTTTGGGCAGCTCGATTGCAACAGCTGCCGATTTCTGGAAGATTTATCGCAGGAGAAATTCTGTGTTAATGGTACACGTGCGAATGCGTTACCTGTGATCCTCGACACGTTTCCCAACTCGGCACCAGCGAACCCAGCCACGTGGGCCCCGAGACTGAATCCGATCAGATGGACCTTCTCCAAAGGCACGTTCAGGCTTCTAATTAGTTTCGCTAGCTGTCTGCCAACCAGCCGAGTGTTGGCAGCTGCTCGTACGTAGTTAGGAACTGCGCTTCCTGGACCCCAGTCGACGCACACTGGAAACGGACGTGGTATAGCGTTAATGACGGGGAAATTCGTGCGACGGTAATGGGAGACGATGGGTTCGTGAGCTAgccatttatttatttgcttGAAAGTGCTTCCCGTTCGACGTTTAGCATCTCcggactacggattttatgggCTGATGATAGAAGCGAGTGAAATTTCAAAGGGTGCGAGGATCGAAAGAATTTAAGTACGTCTATAAATTAGTTTCATCATTTTATTGTCATCATCGAAGGATGACacttttgcacaaagatccgcggtctgaGAAATTATGAGGCACTTTAACACTTTAATGGCCGCTCACACAACATGTGTGTGATAGCCGGAACTGTTATTGTCCGCTCACACATGcgtgtgattaataattatcaCACAAAGgacaaatattaaatttgttgttttttgtCTCATGTGTATGTTCGCACATGTTGAATTATTTCGTGAATTTAATAAAGTTTTTTGCGACGTTTGACTGCGTAGACGTGCGGCTATTAAAGTGTTAATGCTTTTAGAAAGCAGGGACCAAaaaaacagttattctaaaattttctagaataaaaatcattaataaaaagttggtTATTAGTAGAAATTTAGTGGTTCCATTAAATACGAACCTATGTTGCATTCGTGCACGGTCATTAGCGCGGACCTCATCTCGTACACCCAAACATGATCGCAACTGGATCCGAACCCGTGAACGATCACTTTAGTAGGTAGATCCGGATCTATGGCACGGTGCGCGTTGTCGTTTATGTCGTCAGCAGGAACCTCCATCGGAATCGATCTCGCTTTCCTGCTTCCGTACACTAGAAACCTAATCCATCCATTCACGGCGTTAATTGTATCATGATTAATTGTACCTCTTACGTGGTCTATGAACATTTACGCAATCTTCAGAAACTATGCCGAAATAAAATGTTACAAGCTTATTTCCAAAGGCATTGCGCAATATGATCTTGAAAATTATCGTATCGTTTATATCAGAGCTGtccagcgtctgcccgtacgggcagcgattttcttgccctgggcatacacagaacggcgggcacgaagccacgccccctgTGGGAATGGCTGCGTGTACTGTGCGTGACTCACAAGACGTCCCGAGAATGAACGCGaagctgattggtcagagtggaagggacACGCCTCTAGCGAAATATTAAGGGGGATATAGTCACGCTATGTTAcactgtgccttttttctagacattttacgtcttaaataagtaagtaatcaattaaaaatgcataccaccgtgtttgtacatgtctttgctacgtctgtatagagcctttttttcgatacgaacactaaatctcttgaaattaagagaatctctcagcggcagccatcttgtgacgtcatacttgctttagaattcgaattttctgccgaatattagaaattactccacgatgaggtagaaattcgcaatttgggctccatacagacgtagattggactttcaggaaacacaattgaccacttctaaactgctcattgcaatattgaagcggcagtttgtatagattttgacccttgcgtACGTATATGGAtctcaaaccatgccggcccccttaagggggccggcaggcatttggccttgactgtcacgctatgttatgctatgcctttttttctagacattttacgtcttaaataagtaagtaatcaattaaaaatgcataccaccgtgtttgtacatgtctttgctacgtctgtatagagcctttttttcgatacgaacactaaatctcttgaaattaagagaatctctcagcggcagccatcttgtgacgtcatacttgcttcagaattcgaattttctgccgaatattagaaattactccacgatgaggtagaaatttgcaatttgggctccatacggacgtagattggactttcaggaaacacaattgaccacttctaaactgctcattgcaatattgaagcggcagtttgtatagattttgacccttgcgtACGTATATGGAtctcaaaccatgccggcccccttaaggtgtagcgtgtgacgtcaaagcctaaacgGGACTACGGGGGAGCATCaatggtggggataggcggagcgagcgaaGGATGCGCTTTGCGTCTGTGACGTgccgcgagacttcttgtgaggcaaggacagtatttgtcacacgcattgtcacagttACGTGGCCAGCTAGTGCCTGCCCCACTCCGCTAGGTCAGTTGCTCGTAGTTTTGCCCGtagcccacgggcatcggcgggcacaccacagtggtgccaaggcggcaaaaaatccattttataaattttagatttttataagaaaaaaattatttttgtatagcctaatagtacgtgcatgatgtgccaaagtcagatttttgaaaaaa is a window of Halictus rubicundus isolate RS-2024b chromosome 4, iyHalRubi1_principal, whole genome shotgun sequence DNA encoding:
- the LOC143353224 gene encoding uncharacterized protein LOC143353224; its protein translation is MIGKLTVCFWILGWISLYGDPAVAQEWPTPLDESADEKNDAEILRAVVESMKEWTLHKRLSHRTKRDVSKVCYEDVGCFEDTGPFSYLEMLPSPPKDVGTRFLVYGSRKARSIPMEVPADDINDNAHRAIDPDLPTKVIVHGFGSSCDHVWVYEMRSALMTVHECNIVCVDWGPGSAVPNYVRAAANTRLVGRQLAKLIRSLNVPLEKVHLIGFSLGAHVAGFAGAELGNVSRITGLDPAGPLFESQDPRARLDETDANFVDVIHSNGEQLLLGGLGSWQPMGDVDFYPNGGRMQTGCSNLFLGAVSDIIWSSAVEGRSLCNHRRAYKLFTDSVSPKCRFPAFPCERGYDGLIKGDCFPCGMNGAGRPCGDMGYYSDESPARGQLYLVTREEEPFCAHQYQVKVYNSHSERPTRSYGKLQITLVGDGSFNDSFAMTKKDEELVVGSTLQKIIVPHPAISSLEAIEIKYTAYSGWISSGLVSWSIDKVAIIDSFGKSLSICRKGLSLESGKPVYLPLFSGECNVPSESENGTSAMLDRLLQEKQAGGIGPFTKEQNYESVESLSKERTSSSSSSKGLGPFTKEQNLRIVERQESFKPNSFEDPASRRSANPWNIADISSDGDSNSLENSDSERGRGFSGLNLFQKTPAADTPADATTEFLPEIREPVLRVSKKETGRSLKLPEITEPILRPRSARQNTRNEVHPREQQKDEIQETSSTTRSFTVQFLPEKIAGILARAERYARQTLLPLISQYTPSFVTGSRYEEPKYFPLEEITSDESKESGEFKFDLDNEGTKVEPVSESVSVLTNAESPNSTSIEVPAQVEAVYPELLRSNKTDSETASTDDSLRTDWVPISPSSSLNTVSVQSRREFNTSRSLSWENSSWSVGFVNSSEDDSLKSEDDWVPITTAKNEVRGPTESPSNATNEIPLTTIDSDNSETPQLPEIVSESANKLNETEKKYIPLTEPEVKEFATNSDNLTEPRSTPLSQSNIQRIPRPQEPRAEIRTTTRRNMVFPYAYERKKDPRTRYIPLIPEEDLGRPRYTVERER